The segment CCGTGAGAGGCTGGAAGTCCGCTGCTGGGAAGCCCTGGCCGATGGCCTGCTGGACGCCGCACTGCTGGCGCGCCTGGAGGTCACGCAGCGCAAGGAAAGCGAACGCAGCGAAAGCTGGGTGCAGCGCCAGCGCAGCAAGATCGACGCCGCGCTGACGGCGATGTCGACCGGCCTGGCCGACAAGACCTGGTGCACCGGCACCCACTACACGCTGGCCGACGTGGCCGTTGGCTGCGCGCTGGCATACCTGGACTTCCGTTTCCCGGACATCGCATGGCGCGACCGCCATCCGAATCTGGTGGCGTTCCAGGAGAAGATCGAAAAACGCCAGTCGTTTATCGACACCGAGCCGCCGCGAGGCTGATCGCCCTCACACGGCTGTCTGCATGTGATCTTGCACGGCGCTTCACACCAGGTGTGAAGCGCCGTGTTGCATTCAGGTGCCGCCCAATCTGCCGGCACCCTTCCCGCCTTACTGGATAATCCCGCCACCCAGGCAGACATCCCCGTCATACAGCACGGCCGACTGCCCCGGCGTCACCGCCCACTGCGGCTCCGCGAACGACAGCTTCAACGCATCGCCTTCGGCTGCCACCACCCTGCAAGGGGCATCGCTCTGCCGATACCGCGTCTTGGCGGCCATCGTGGCACCCGCCGCTGGCGGCTCTCCGGCCACCCATGACAGATCCGCAGCGTTCAGTTCCGACGTCAGCAGCCACGGATGATCGTGGCCCTGCACCACGTAGAGCGTGTTGCTGGCCATGTCCTTGCGCGCCACGTACCAGGCATCGCCACTGCCATCACGGCTGCCGCCCAGGCCGATGCCCTTGCGCTGGCCCAGCGTGTAGAACGCCAGGCCGATGTGTTCGCCCACCACCTTGCCTTCGGGTGTCTTCATCGGGCCCGGTTGGGTCGGCAGATAGCGGTTCAGGAAGTCGCGGAACGGACGTTCACCGATAAAGCAGATACCGGTGGAGTCCTTCTTCTTCGCGTTCGGCAGGCCGATTTCCGCGGCGATTTCGCGCACGCGTGTCTTCGGGATCTCGCCTAGCGGAAACAGCGTGCGCGAGAGCTGTGCCTGGTTCAGGCGGTGCAGGAAGTAACTCTGGTCCTTGGTGTGATCGAACGCCTTGAGCAATTCAAACTTGCCGTTGGCCGCCTGTCGCACGCGCGCGTAGTGGCCCGTGGCAATCGTATTGGCGCCCAGCGACATCGCGTGATCGAGGAAGGCCTTGAACTTGATCTCGGCGTTGCACAGCACGTCCGGATTCGGCGTGCGGCCGGCAGAGTATTCGCGCAGGAAATCGGCGAACACGCGGTCCTTGTACTCGGCGGCGAAGTTGACGGCTTCCACGTCCACGCCGATCACGTCGGCCACGGACGCCACGTCGAGCCAGTCCTGGCGCGTCGAGCAGTATTCGCTGTCGTCATCGTCTTCCCAGTTCTTCATGAACAAGCCGATGACTTCATAACCCTGCTGCTTCAGCAACCATGCGGTGACCGACGAATCGACGCCACCGGACAAGCCCACCACCACGCGCTTGCCGCTCATGATGCCGCTCCTGCCTGCGCCGGCGGATTCGTCGGCGCGGCGGTGTCGCCCGGCGCGATCGACGCGGCCACGGTGCTCGGATGCGTATGGATCATGTCGAGCGCGAAGCGTTTGCCGGCCAGGTAGTCGTCGACGCAAGCCATCAGCAGCGGCGAGCGATGGCGCTCGGGGCAGCCACGCAGTTCCTCGGCGGTCATCCACACGGTACGGACGATGCCGGTATCCAACTGGCGCCCGGCATCGAGTGTGCCGATATCACCGGTAAAGGCGAAGCGGATATAGGTGGTGTCGCCCTGGTCGCGCGACGAACGGCCGCGGCTCGTGTAGACGCCCAGTAGCGCGCGCGGTTCGAACGAATGCGCGGTTTCCTCGAGCGTTTCGCGCACGACGGCGCGAATCAGGCTCTCGCCCGCTTCCAGATGGCCGGCGGGCTGGTTCAGACGCAGACCATCCGCGGTTTCCTCTTCCACCAGCAGGAAGCGGCCGCCCCGTTCGATAACGGCGGCTACTGTGACGCTGGCATTCCAATCACGTGACATGGTGCACATTTTTTAAGCAATCCGGCATTTTACCGGTTGCCGTGCGAACGTGCATCGCGCGAAGGTTCTTTTGGTCCACCTCGGCCCGTATATCTGCCGGTTCCCCCCCCCGCAGGTCAGCGCCCGCTCAGGCGGCTTCCCGCGCGACGACAGGCGGCAGCAGCGCAATCGCCGCGTCGAGCCTCGCCACAAGTGACTTCGACGCCGGCATCAGCGGTCGACGTACCTCCGGACGCGCCAGACCACACAGCGCCAGCGCCGCCTTCACCGGGGCTGGGTTGGGCTCGTCGAACAGCATTCCGATCAGCGGCGACAGTTGCCGGAACAGCGCGCGCGCCGCTTCCTCGCGCCCTGTGCGCGCAAGTTGAATCAGCCGCACGAACAGATCGGGCCGGATATGGGCCGAGGCCGGCACGATTCCCGCGCCACCGCGCAGCAGATGGTCGAGCATGGCAGCGTCATCGCCGCAGAACACGTCAAGGCGATCCTGCCCTGCCAGCGCGCGCATTCCCGCCGCATCGCACTCCTTGAGCGCCACGATCTGCGGATGCGCGGCCAAACGCCACGTGAGGTCAGGCGAGATCGTGCAGCCCGTGCGCTTCGGCACGTTGTACAACATCAGCGGTCTGGCCGTATGACTGGCGACGCTGCGCAAATGCCACGCGATCCCTTCATCGGACACGCGCAAGTAGTACGGTGGCGGCACGAGATAGCCAGCAAGATCAAGCCGTTCGAGCCGACGCACCTGCTCGCAGACCGCATGGGTTGCCACGCCGCCAACCCCGGCGATCACGGGCACGGTGCCTTGCACGGCCTCGAGGGTGGCGGCGGCGACCTGAAGGCGCTCCACGTCGGTCAGCAGGCCACCCTCCCCGGTCGTGCCGAGCACGATCAAACCGTCGACGCCAGCATCCGCGTAGTGCGCGGCAAGCCGTTGCACGCCGTCGAAATCCACCTGGCCGTGATGCAGCGGCGTGACCATCGGCAGCCATAGCCCATCGACGATGCGCGGGCGAGCGAACTCAATGCGTGGCATGGTCGTCTCCGAGCATCGTCGTCACGCCAAACTCGGCGGCGGGCAGCGCGGCCATGATGGCGTGCATGGCTGCCTCGCGGTCTTCGCGCTCCACCTCCACGTGCAGCGTGGTCTCGCCGTGGCGATGATCCACCTCCACCACATAGACGCGCGCAAGATTGCCGATAGCACGATGCAATGTCTGGCGCAGCATGAAGACCTGCGCCGATGACACGGCAAGCCGCAGGCGAATCCACTGCACGTTCGAAGCGATCCGGCGTCGGGGCACCGACGCATAGGCCACGGCGAGATTCGAAGACTGTCGCATGTCGCGATGATCCGCGTCTGGCGGACCGTCTGTTGAACATGACACCCATGCTAGGGATAGCGATCTCAATTTGGCGCAACATTCCGCGAGCGGGTCATCAACATCACGTAAAGATGAAGGGGCTCAGAACGTCTTGGTGATCGATGCCCACGCCGCTGCCTTGCCGAGATATCGCCCACGATTGGCGCTGGTGTAGAACGACGCCTTCGCGTTGGTATCCACATAGGCCACTGCCAGCGAGAAGCCCTTGCCCAGGTCCTTGGTCAGGCCGAGTTTCCAGTCCGTGTACGACGCATCGCTGTGATGGGCCACGCCCTGGTAGCCCACGTGCGCATTGAACGTGAGACCCCAGACGTTCAGCGGCACATTCGCCGACAGGTCGACGTAGTAACTGTTCTTGCTGTCGTCAATACCGAACAGATTGGTCACCGCATGCGAGTACTTCAGGAACACCGGGCCATAGCCGATGCCTGCGTACAGCTCCGTGGTGTACGGGCGCGTAGTGGTGTACCCACCTGGGTAGTAGTACTCCAGCACGCCGACGTCGTAGTTGAACTCGAGGTCCGACAGCTTGAAGGTGTTCCTGAAGCCACCGTAGAAATCCATTTCCACGGGCGATGACACCGACGAATCGGCGTCCTCAAGCCAGCTGATACTCGAGTTCCAGTTGCCGACGTAGAAGCCGCTGGCGTGGGAATAGTCGAATCCACCCTGGATGGCCGGGCGCAGATTGGTCTGGCTGATGCCGCGATAGCGGTAGTCGGATACCAGCGACACATTGGCCGTGAACGTATGGGGCGTGGAAGGTTCGGCCACGGGCGCAGAGGCTTCCTGCGCAAAGGCCGGCGAAAACGGCATGGCGAACAGCACGGCAGCGGCCAAGCCCGCCGGCGCCGAAGTAAGCAGACGTGTTGCGATCATGAGGAATCAGTTGTGCGTTTGGAGAGACGCCTCGAAAGAGACGTGAACGCCACGATACGCAGCCGCGCGTCAAATCGGCATCAAGAATGGGCAGGCCACTGAAGCAAATCCATCAAGGTGAATTGCGAAGCAATCGCCGCTCGATGAAAGAAGTCATTTCATGAGGCGCAAGAATGAGTCTCTGTGACGCCACAAATCCCCGACCGGCCAGTCACCACCGAATGTAAGTTTCGGGTAAGCTGCGCAAAAAATGGTGCGCCGCACGCGGTACACCAAGGGCGAGGACGTCTGCCCGACCAATCAGATACGACGCCATCAAAAGGAGAAATGGACGATGCATATCGGCATCCCGCTCGAGACGCGGGCAGGTGAGGCGCGAGTCGCCGCCACCCCGGAGACCGTCAAGAAGTACGTTGCGCAGGGCCATCAGGTAACGGTGCAAGCCGGCGCCGGTATCCGCGCCAGTATTCCCGACGCAGCGTTCGAAGCGGCAGGCGCGCGCATCGGCTCCGCGGCCGATGCGCTCGGCGCGGAACTCCTGCTGAAGGTCCGCGCGCCGGACGATGCCGAACGTGCCCAGATCAAGCCGGGTGCCGTGCTGGTCGGCATGCTCAATCCCTTCGATATCGAAAACAACGCGCGCATGGCCAGCGCCGCGATCACGGCGTTCGCGCTCGAAGCCGCGCCGCGTACCACGCGCGCGCAGAGCATGGACGTGCTGTCCTCGCAGGCCAACATCGCCGGCTACAAGGCCGTGCTGGAGGCCGCGCACCACTACCAGCGCTTCATGCCGATGCTGATGACGGCAGCGGGCACGGTAAAGGCCGCGCGCGTGCTGATCCTCGGCGCTGGCGTGGCGGGCCTGCAGGCCATCGCCACGGCCAAGCGACTGGGCGCCGTGATCGAAGCCTCCGATGTGCGCCCCGCCGTGAAGGAGCAGATCGAATCGCTCGGCGCGAAATTCCTCGACGTGCCGTTCCTGACTGACGAAGAGCGCGAGATCGCGCAAGGCGTGGGCGGCTATGCCCGCCCGATGCCCGCCGACTGGATGCGGCGCCAGGCCGAACTGGTGCACCAGCGTGCCACGCAGGCCGACATCGTCATCACCACCGCGCTGATCCCGGGCCGCCGCGCGCCGGTGCTGCTGCAGGAAGAGACTGTCAAGCAGATGAAGCCCGGCTCGGTCGTCGTCGACCTCGCCGCAGCACAGGGCGGCAACTGCCCGCTGACCGTCGCCGACGAAGTGGTCGAGCGCCACGGCGTCACCCTGATCGGTCACACGAACCTTGCCGGCATGGTTGCCGCCGATGCGTCCGCGCTGTACGCGCGCAACGTGCTGGACTTCCTCAAGCTGATCATCGACAAGGATGCCCGCTATACGCTGAATCTCGAGGACGACATCGTTGCCGCCTGCCTGATGTGCAAGGACGGCCAGGTCATCCGCGAGGCAGCCTGATCCGACACCGGCGCCAGGCCATCACGCCCTGGCGCCCGTCCGCCGATGACCTTGCAGCGGCGCGGGGAGCCATCCGCACTGCAACCCGCCATCGGCGGACCCAGATCTCGCAGCCTCGATCCGACGCAACGCGAAGCGAAGCGCATCAGCAAGTATTCAAAAGCAACGGAGGAGAAGTCGATGGAGATGGTTAACCACACGGTGATCAACCTGATCATCTTTGTGCTGGCGATCTACGTGGGATACCACGTGGTCTGGACGGTGACGCCCGCGCTGCACACCCCGCTCATGGCCGTGACCAATGCGATCTCGGCCATCATCATCGTCGGCGCCATGCTGGCGGCCGGCCTCACCGAAGGCGGCGTAGGCCGCGTCATGGGCACGGTGGCCGTGGCACTGGCCGCGGTGAACGTGTTCGGTGGCTTCCTGGTGACCCAGCGCATGCTGGAGATGTTCAAGAAGAAGGAACCGAAGGCGAAGGCTGACAACAAGGGAGGTGCGTGATGGAAGTCATCAGCATGAACCTTGTGACGCTGCTGTACCTGGTGGCATCGGTCTGCTTCATCCAGGCGCTGAAAGGCCTCTCTCACCCGGCATCGGCCCGCAAGGGCAATGCGTTCGGCATGATCGGCATGGCCATCGCCGTGGTGACCACGCTGGCGCTGATCGTCAAGATCAAGCACGAGTTCCTGGCGGTAGGCGCGGCGCAGTCGTCGGTTGGTACGGGTCTGGCGCTGATCTTCGGCGCGCTGGTGGTCGGCGGCGGCATCGGCGCCTATGTGGCGAAGAAGGTCGAAATGACCAAGATGCCCGAGCTGGTGGCCGCGATGCACTCGCTGATCGGTCTGGCCGCCGTGTTCATCGCCGTGGCCGCCGTGGCGGAGCCCGCCGCGTTCGGCATCACGCCGGCTGGCTCGCACCTGATCCCGCTCGGCAACCGCATCGAACTGTTCATCGGCTGCTTCGTCGGTGCGATTACGTTCTCCGGTTCGGTGATCGCATTCGGCAAGCTGTCTGGCCGCTACAAGTTCCGGCTGTTCCAGGGCGCGCCGGTGGTGTTCCCGGGCCAGCACTGGCTGAACCTGCTGCTGGCCATCGGCATGATCGGCTTCGGCGTGATCTTCTTCCTGTCGCAGTCGTGGCTGCCGTTCCTGATCATGCTGGCCATCGCGTTCGTGCTTGGCGTGCTGATCATCATTCCGATCGGCGGCGCCGACATGCCCGTGGTGGTGTCGATGCTGAACTCGTACTCGGGCTGGGCAGCGGCCGGCATCGGCTTCTCGCTGAACAACCCGATGCTGATCATCGCGGGCTCGCTGGTGGGCTCATCCGGCGCGATCCTCTCGTACATCATGTGCAAGGCGATGAACCGCTCGTTCTTCAACGTGATCCTGGGCGGCTTCGGCGCGGATGCATCGGCCGGCGCAACGGCGGGCGCGCAGGCGCAGCGCAATGTGAAGTCCGGATCGGCGGATGACGCGGCCTTCGTGATGAGCAATGCGGAAACCGTGATCATCGTGCCCGGCTACGGCCTGGCTGTGGCCCGTGCCCAGCATGCGCTTAAAGAATTGACCGAGAAGCTGACCGAGCACGGCGTGACGGTGAAGTATGCGATCCACCCCGTGGCGGGCCGGATGCCAGGTCACATGAACGTGCTGCTGGCCGAAGCCGAGGTGCCGTACGACCAGGTCTTCGAGATGGAGGACATCAACAGCGAGTTTGGCCAGGCCGACGTGGTGCTGGTGCTAGGCGCCAACGACGTGGTCAATCCGGCCGCCAAGACCGACCCGAAATCGCCGATCGCCGGGATGCCGATACTGGAGGCGTACAAGGCCAAGACGATCATTGTGAACAAGCGTTCGATGGCAGCCGGCTACGCGGGTCTGGACAACGAACTGTTCTACATGGACAAGACGATGATGGTGTTCGGCGACGCCAAGAAGGTGGTCGAGGACATGTTCAAGGCGGTCGACTAATCTGCCGTTAAGCTTCCGAGCGGCGGCAGGTCCGCGAAGTGAATAAAACAACGCGCAGACCTGAAATCAACGAAATCGAACGAGTGCGGCCGGCAACCAACGCCGGCCGTTTCGTTTTCCGGATTTCGATTCCTGCGCGCGGGTTCGGCGCTATACTCGCCTAGCCCCGGCCTCCCACGCAGACCATCCACCGCCGATGGCAGATTTGATCGCACCATGACATTCAGTTCGCATGACAGGAATCTGTCGGTCTTCCATCACCCCGTGCTGACGGTGCTGGTGGACGACAGCAAATCGTTCATCGACAGCCTGGCGTTCCAGATGGATGCGTCCCGCGCGGTGGTCAGCTTCACCGACCCGCGCGAGGCACTCGCATGGATTCGAGAAGCGTATGCCACACGGCACCCGGCGTTCCTGCCGGTGCACGTCACCCATGATGACCTGACTTTCCTGTCCGAGCGCCGCACGGTGCAGCTCGACGTCGATCGCATTCATCGCCAGATTCACGATGTGAAGCGCTTCCTGCAGCCCGGCGTGATCGTTGTCGACTACTCGATGCCCCAGATGGACGGTCTCGAGTTCTGCCAGGCACTGGAAGGCCTGCCCTGCAAGACCATCCTGCTGACCGGCACGGCCGACGAAAGCATCGCTGTGCAGGGCTTCAACCACGGATTGATCGACCGCTACGTAAAGAAGCACGATCCGAACATGGTGGCGCGGCTCAACGAGGAAATCGACGCACTCCAGCAGCAGTATTTCGCTTCGATCTCGCGCACGCTGCGCGACCTGCTGACCCGCCATTCGTACTCGTTCCTGTCCGACCCGGCGATGGCCGACCGCGTGCGCCAGACGGCCGCGCGCTATGGCTTTGTCGAGTACTACCTGTATCCAAATCCGGTGGGCATGCTGCTGCTGACCGCCCAGGGTCATGCCACGCTGATGGTGATCGAAACGCGCGCGGGGCTGATGAGCCAGGTGGAGTCTGCAGAGGCCTACGAGGCGCCGGCCGCGCTGATCGAAGGCCTGCGCGAAGGTCGCATCGTGCCGTTCTTCTGGCCCGGCAACGGCATGTACACGCCGGCCTGCGTGGACTGGGAACAGTACTGCCTGCCCGCCGAGCGTTGCGAAGGTCACGAAGAGTACTTCTACGCGCTGTTCGACCTGCCCCGCCACATGCTGCAGGAACCCGTGGTCAGCCTGCAGAGCTTTCTGGCGGAATTCACGCGGAATCCGGAATTGATGACGGGGCGGAACAAGCGCGACTGATTCGACAACATTGGAAGCACCAATTGTTGTCGCCCCTCCCCCACACGCG is part of the Cupriavidus metallidurans CH34 genome and harbors:
- a CDS encoding glutathione S-transferase, yielding MKLYASQTSPYARKVRVVLAEKKIDYEMIEENVWSPDTTIGRFNPLGKVPCLVMEDGGAVFDSRVIAEYADTLSPVSRLIPQGSRERLEVRCWEALADGLLDAALLARLEVTQRKESERSESWVQRQRSKIDAALTAMSTGLADKTWCTGTHYTLADVAVGCALAYLDFRFPDIAWRDRHPNLVAFQEKIEKRQSFIDTEPPRG
- the mnmA gene encoding tRNA 2-thiouridine(34) synthase MnmA, with protein sequence MSGKRVVVGLSGGVDSSVTAWLLKQQGYEVIGLFMKNWEDDDDSEYCSTRQDWLDVASVADVIGVDVEAVNFAAEYKDRVFADFLREYSAGRTPNPDVLCNAEIKFKAFLDHAMSLGANTIATGHYARVRQAANGKFELLKAFDHTKDQSYFLHRLNQAQLSRTLFPLGEIPKTRVREIAAEIGLPNAKKKDSTGICFIGERPFRDFLNRYLPTQPGPMKTPEGKVVGEHIGLAFYTLGQRKGIGLGGSRDGSGDAWYVARKDMASNTLYVVQGHDHPWLLTSELNAADLSWVAGEPPAAGATMAAKTRYRQSDAPCRVVAAEGDALKLSFAEPQWAVTPGQSAVLYDGDVCLGGGIIQ
- a CDS encoding NUDIX hydrolase; this encodes MCTMSRDWNASVTVAAVIERGGRFLLVEEETADGLRLNQPAGHLEAGESLIRAVVRETLEETAHSFEPRALLGVYTSRGRSSRDQGDTTYIRFAFTGDIGTLDAGRQLDTGIVRTVWMTAEELRGCPERHRSPLLMACVDDYLAGKRFALDMIHTHPSTVAASIAPGDTAAPTNPPAQAGAAS
- the dapA gene encoding 4-hydroxy-tetrahydrodipicolinate synthase: MPRIEFARPRIVDGLWLPMVTPLHHGQVDFDGVQRLAAHYADAGVDGLIVLGTTGEGGLLTDVERLQVAAATLEAVQGTVPVIAGVGGVATHAVCEQVRRLERLDLAGYLVPPPYYLRVSDEGIAWHLRSVASHTARPLMLYNVPKRTGCTISPDLTWRLAAHPQIVALKECDAAGMRALAGQDRLDVFCGDDAAMLDHLLRGGAGIVPASAHIRPDLFVRLIQLARTGREEAARALFRQLSPLIGMLFDEPNPAPVKAALALCGLARPEVRRPLMPASKSLVARLDAAIALLPPVVAREAA
- a CDS encoding TorF family putative porin, with the translated sequence MIATRLLTSAPAGLAAAVLFAMPFSPAFAQEASAPVAEPSTPHTFTANVSLVSDYRYRGISQTNLRPAIQGGFDYSHASGFYVGNWNSSISWLEDADSSVSSPVEMDFYGGFRNTFKLSDLEFNYDVGVLEYYYPGGYTTTRPYTTELYAGIGYGPVFLKYSHAVTNLFGIDDSKNSYYVDLSANVPLNVWGLTFNAHVGYQGVAHHSDASYTDWKLGLTKDLGKGFSLAVAYVDTNAKASFYTSANRGRYLGKAAAWASITKTF
- a CDS encoding Re/Si-specific NAD(P)(+) transhydrogenase subunit alpha — its product is MHIGIPLETRAGEARVAATPETVKKYVAQGHQVTVQAGAGIRASIPDAAFEAAGARIGSAADALGAELLLKVRAPDDAERAQIKPGAVLVGMLNPFDIENNARMASAAITAFALEAAPRTTRAQSMDVLSSQANIAGYKAVLEAAHHYQRFMPMLMTAAGTVKAARVLILGAGVAGLQAIATAKRLGAVIEASDVRPAVKEQIESLGAKFLDVPFLTDEEREIAQGVGGYARPMPADWMRRQAELVHQRATQADIVITTALIPGRRAPVLLQEETVKQMKPGSVVVDLAAAQGGNCPLTVADEVVERHGVTLIGHTNLAGMVAADASALYARNVLDFLKLIIDKDARYTLNLEDDIVAACLMCKDGQVIREAA
- a CDS encoding NAD(P) transhydrogenase subunit alpha part 2: MEMVNHTVINLIIFVLAIYVGYHVVWTVTPALHTPLMAVTNAISAIIIVGAMLAAGLTEGGVGRVMGTVAVALAAVNVFGGFLVTQRMLEMFKKKEPKAKADNKGGA
- a CDS encoding NAD(P)(+) transhydrogenase (Re/Si-specific) subunit beta, translating into MEVISMNLVTLLYLVASVCFIQALKGLSHPASARKGNAFGMIGMAIAVVTTLALIVKIKHEFLAVGAAQSSVGTGLALIFGALVVGGGIGAYVAKKVEMTKMPELVAAMHSLIGLAAVFIAVAAVAEPAAFGITPAGSHLIPLGNRIELFIGCFVGAITFSGSVIAFGKLSGRYKFRLFQGAPVVFPGQHWLNLLLAIGMIGFGVIFFLSQSWLPFLIMLAIAFVLGVLIIIPIGGADMPVVVSMLNSYSGWAAAGIGFSLNNPMLIIAGSLVGSSGAILSYIMCKAMNRSFFNVILGGFGADASAGATAGAQAQRNVKSGSADDAAFVMSNAETVIIVPGYGLAVARAQHALKELTEKLTEHGVTVKYAIHPVAGRMPGHMNVLLAEAEVPYDQVFEMEDINSEFGQADVVLVLGANDVVNPAAKTDPKSPIAGMPILEAYKAKTIIVNKRSMAAGYAGLDNELFYMDKTMMVFGDAKKVVEDMFKAVD
- a CDS encoding response regulator; translation: MTFSSHDRNLSVFHHPVLTVLVDDSKSFIDSLAFQMDASRAVVSFTDPREALAWIREAYATRHPAFLPVHVTHDDLTFLSERRTVQLDVDRIHRQIHDVKRFLQPGVIVVDYSMPQMDGLEFCQALEGLPCKTILLTGTADESIAVQGFNHGLIDRYVKKHDPNMVARLNEEIDALQQQYFASISRTLRDLLTRHSYSFLSDPAMADRVRQTAARYGFVEYYLYPNPVGMLLLTAQGHATLMVIETRAGLMSQVESAEAYEAPAALIEGLREGRIVPFFWPGNGMYTPACVDWEQYCLPAERCEGHEEYFYALFDLPRHMLQEPVVSLQSFLAEFTRNPELMTGRNKRD